In Tubulanus polymorphus chromosome 8, tnTubPoly1.2, whole genome shotgun sequence, one genomic interval encodes:
- the LOC141910096 gene encoding acidic phospholipase A2-like — MDVSTLLYQFLYISLICASWKFDSVVSVEERSLDQFGHMMKELTKRPVADFNRYGNYCGKGGSGRVLDQIDRCCKVHDDCYGRIGKNECKSKSFFDFLSTSVYVNKYAWKMQNGAIVCESSNSKCDMVLCECDKAAAECFKKNLRFYNPARKATSLLDPFIHAYY; from the exons AT GGATGTCTCAACACTACTCTACCAGTTCCTATACATTTCTTTGATATGCGCATCATGGAAATTCG ATTCCGTTGTCAGCGTTGAGGAAAGAAGTTTGGACCAGTTTGGCCATATGATGAAAGAATTGACGAAACGTCCGGTTGCAGATTTTAACAGATATGGCAACTATTGTGGAAAGGGGGGCAGTGGTCGTGTCCTTGATCAGATTGACAG gTGCTGTAAAGTGCACGATGATTGTTATGGTCGTATTGGCAAGAACGAATGTAAAAGCAAGagttttttcgattttctGTCTACTTCGGTTTATGTGAATAAATACGCGTGGAAAATGCAGAATGGTGCCATCGTGTGCG AATCAAGTAATTCGAAATGTGATATGGTGTTGTGTGAATGCGACAAGGCTGCTGCCGAGTGCTTCAAGAAAAATTTGCGTTTTTACAACCCGGCCAGGAAAGCGACGAGTTTGTTGGATCCATTCATCCACGCATACTACTAA